A part of Rattus rattus isolate New Zealand chromosome 6, Rrattus_CSIRO_v1, whole genome shotgun sequence genomic DNA contains:
- the Tmf1 gene encoding TATA element modulatory factor, translating to MSWFNASQLSSFAKQALSQAQKSIDRVLDIQEEEPSAWAEAIPYGEPGISPSVSGGWDTSTWGLNSSSEPQSSPTASQAITKPVRRTVVDESENFFSAFLSPSDVQTIQKSPVVSKPPAKSQRPEEEVKSSLQEPSSPGQSRTSETAESEATDSACVSGETPAVGTPSHVPEGKREETASKESEGKIPTVRAKASESVIKVNTAEDVSPTSTQSLTAETKDMALEPKEQKHEDRQSNTPSPPVSSFSSGTSTTSDIEVLDHESVISESSASSRQETSDAKSSLHLMQTSFQLLSASACPEYGRLDDFQKLSESCCSSDAFERIDSFSVQSLDSRSVSEINSDDELPGRGYALVPVVVSPSALKTKVVESTEENIEEEEGNETLIAPSEEAELEESGRSATPVNCEQPDTLASPTPVNVGPSASGPAAEDGEAAENQPKAPQLEQGDVGKTVEFLNEKLEKRETQLLSLSKEKALLEEAYDNLKDEMFRVKEESSSISSLRDEFTQRIAEAERKAQLACKERDAAKKEMKTMKEELASRLNSSQTADLLKEKDEQIQGLMEEGEKLSKQQLHNSNMIKKLRAKDKDNESVIAKLKKKAKELEEELQHLRQVLDGKEEVEKQHRENIKKLNSVVERQEKDLGRLQVDMNELEEKSRSTQAALDSAYRELTDLHKANAAKDSEVQEAALRREMKAKEELSGALEKAQEEARQQQETLALQVGDLRLALQRAEQAAARKEDYLRHEISELQQRLQEAENRNQELSQSVSSTTRPLLRQIENLQATLGSQTSSWETLEKNLSDRLGESQTLLAAAVERERAATEELLANKIQMSSVESQNALLRQENSRLQAQLESEKNKLRKLEDENSRYQVELENLKDEYVRTLEEARKEKTLLSSQLEMERMKVEQERKKTIFTQETLKEKDHKPFSVSSTPTMSRSSSLSGVDMAGLQTSFLSQDESHDHSFGPMSTSASGSNLYEAVRMGAGSSIIENLQSQLKLREGEISHLQLEISNLEKTRSIMSEELVKLTNQNDELEEKVKEIPKLRVQLRDLDQRYNTILQMYGEKAEEAEELRLDLEDVKNMYKTQIDELLRQRLS from the exons ATGAGCTGGTTCAATGCCTCGCAGTTGTCCAGCTTCGCCAAGCAGGCCCTGTCCCAGGCCCAGAAGTCCATCGACAGGGTCCTGGACATCCAGGAGGAAGAGCCGAGCGCTTGGGCCGAGGCCATCCCGTACGGCGAGCCAG GAATAAGTCCCTCTGTAAGTGGAGGATGGGATACTTcaacctggggattgaactcaagctcCGAACCTCAGAGttcaccaacagcctctcaaGCAATTACAAAGCCAGTTCGGAGGACTGTAGTAGATGAGTCTGAAAATTTCTTCAgtgcctttctctctccatcgGATGTGCAGACCATTCAGAAGAGTCCAGTGGTCTCAAAGCCTCCTGCTAAATCACAGCGACCAGAAGAAGAAGTGAAAAGCAGTTTACAAGAACCATCGTCTCCTGGCCAGTCCAGAACTTCTGAGACAGCGGAGTCTGAAGCAACAGACTCTGCGTGTGTTTCGGGAGAGACTCCAGCCGTGGGCACTCCCTCACATGTCCCTGAAGGCAAGCGTGAAGAAACTGCTAGTAAAGAGTCTGAGGGGAAGATACCCACCGTGAGAGCAAAGGCGTCTGAAAGCGTAATTAAGGTAAACACAGCAGAAGATGTATCTCCCACATCCACTCAGTCTCTTACGGCCGAAACGAAGGATATGGCTTTGGAGCCTAAAGAACAAAAACACGAAGACAGACAAAGCAACACACCTTCTCCTCCTGTTAGCTCCTTCTCGTCAGGCACTTCCACCACCAGTGACATTGAAGTTTTAGATCATGAAAGTGTAATAAGTGAGAGCTCAGCTAGTTCAAGGCAAGAGACTTCAGATGCAAAGTCAAGTCTTCACCTCATGCAGACCTCATTTCAGcttctctctgcatctgcttGTCCTGAGTATGGCCGCTTAGATGACTTCCAAAAGCTCAGTGAGAGTTGCTGCTCTTCGGATGCTTTTGAGAGAATAGACTCGTTTAGcgtgcagtctctggatagccggAGTGTGAGTGAAATCAACTCGGACGACGAACTGCCGGGTAGAGGCTATGCTTTAGTACCTGTAGTCGTGAGTCCTTCAGCCCTGAAGACAAAAGTAGTAGAATCTACCGAGGAAAACattgaagaagaggaaggaaacgAGACATTAATTGCACCttctgaggaagcagaattagagGAAAGTGGCCGAAGTGCTACTCCAGTTAACTGTGAACAGCCAGATACATTGGCTTCTCCTACACCAGTAAATGTTGGGCCCTCTGCCTCTGGACCGGCCGCTGAGGACGGTGAAGCTGCTGAAAACCAGCCAAAAGCACCCCAGCTGGAGCAAGGAGATGTTGGCAAG ACAGTTGAATTTCTGAATGAGAAGCTAGAAAAGAGGGAGACTCAATTATTGTCGCTTAGTAAGGAAAAGGCACTTCTAGAGGAAGCTTATGATAACCTGAAGGA TGAAATGTTCAGAGTAAAAGAAGAAAGTAGTAGCATTTCTTCCCTGAGAGATGAGTTTACCCAGAGGATCgcagaagcagaaaggaaagctCAACTCGCCTGCAAAGAGAGAGATGCTGCGAAGAAG gaaatgAAAACCATGAAGGAAGAACTTGCCTCTAGATTAAATAGTAGTCAGACTGCAGACCTTCTGAAGGAGAAGGATGAGCAGATTCAAGGCTTAATGGAAGAAG GAGAAAAACTTTCAAAGCAGCAGCTGCATAATTCCAACATGATTAAGAAATTAAGAGCTAAGGATAAAGACAATGAAAGTGTTATTGCAAAGCTGAAGAAAAAAGCTAAGGAGCTGGAAGAGGAGCTACAGCATTTAAGACAG GTCCTTGATGGCAAAGAAGAGGTTGAGAAACAACatagagaaaacattaaaaaactaaATTCTGTAGTAGAACGCCAGGAAAAAGATCTTGGCCGACTTCAGGTAGACATGAATGAACTTGAAGAAAAGAGCCGAAGTACTCAGGCTGCCCTAGACAGTGCCTACAG AGAACTTACTGATCTTCACAAAGCCAATGCTGCTAAGGACAGTGAGGTACAGGAAGCTGCTCTGAGGCGTGAGATGAAAGCTAAAGAAGAACTTTCTGGGGCACTGGAGAAGGCCCAGGAAGAAGCCCGTCAGCAGCAAGAGACTTTAGCACTTCAG GTGGGGGACCTTAGGCTAGCGCTGCAACGGGCAGAGCAAGCAGCTGCCAGGAAAGAGGATTACTTACGCCATGAGATCAGTGAACTTCAGCAG AGACTCCAAGAAGCAGAGAATCGAAACCAGGAGCTGAGTCAAAGTGTTTCATCAACAACAAGACCTTTGCTTCGACAGATAGAAAATTTACAAGCAACTCTAGGATCCCAGACATCGTCATGGGAGACGCTAGAGAAGAATCTTTCTGATCGGCTCG GTGAATCACAGACCTTGTTGGCTGCAGCAGTTGAAAGAGAACGTGCAGCTACGGAAGAACTCCTAGCCAACAAAATCCAGATGTCTTCAGTGGAGTCACAGAATGCATTACTACGACAGGAAAACAGTAGACTGCAGGCCCAGCTAgagtcagagaaaaataaattaagaaaactaGAGGATGAAAATAGTCG GTACCAGGTtgaattagaaaatctaaaagatgAATATGTAAGAACACTGGAAGaggcaaggaaagaaaag ACACTTTTGAGCAGTCAGttagaaatggaaagaatgaaagttgaacaagaaaggaagaaaaccattTTCACTCAAGAAACACTAAAAGAAAAG gacCACAAGCCGTTTTCCGTTTCTAGTACTCCCACCATGTCACGATCCAGTTCTCTAAGTGGAGTAGATATGGCAGGGCTGCAGACATCCTTCCTATCTCAG GATGAGTCTCACGACCATTCATTTGGGCCAATGTCTACGTCAGCCAGTGGAAGCAATCTTTATGAAGCTGTAAGGATGGGAGCCGGATCAAGCATTATCGAAAATCTTCAGTCTCAGCTAAAGCTGAGGGAAGGAGAAATTAGTCATTTACAG CTAGAA